The genomic stretch TATAATTACCTCTGGTTTCATTTCTCACCTCGTTGTAGGGTTGTAGGGAATAAAGCTCATGGCTATTTAATCACAGTCCTGTGAGTTACTCAAGCCGACTTTTTGACCTCATACTTCTCTAAAGCATCTTGAGCTGCAGATTGCTGAGCAGTTTGCTTACTATTGCCTTTACCTGTGCCCCATATTTTATCCTTCAAATAGACTGCCATCTCGAATATCTTGTCGTGGTCCGGCCCTGACTCCGACACTACTTCATAGTGAGGCGTAGTACCTTCTCGCTCCTGAGAGATTTCCTGGAAATGACTCTTGGCATCAATATGGGCTCCCGAAGCCAAGATACCATCAAGCTTAGAATTGATATTTACATCGATGAATTTGGCTGCTTCGTCGTAACCCTGGTCTAAATATATAGCACCTATTATTGCTTCGACCAAGTTAGCCAGTAGGGCCATCCTGGTTCTACCACCGCTCTTAGCTTCTCCCCGGCTCATCAGTAAAAATTTACCTATATCTAATGTTTCGGCCAGATCAGCCAGGCTCTCGGTCTTAACTAAAGCTGCTCGCCAGCTTGTCAGTTCTCCCTCGGGTTTATCCAAAAACTTTAAAAACAAGAAATCTGTCACTACTAGCTCTAAAACTGCATCACCCAAAAATTCCAGCCTCTCGTTGTGATGCTTTACTGTAGAGCGGTGCTCATTCACATAACTGCGGTGGGTAAAAGCAGTTTTGATTAGATCATCGCTCTTAAACTTAACCTTGATTATTGCTTCGACTTGTTCTTTATTGAATACCATATGCTTTTCTTACGCGTTTTGCGCCCTCCTCTAATAATACTTTGGTTGCCTTGTATTCGATAGCCTTAAATGCAGCTTGCTCGTCAAACCAGCTAACATCTACTATGCCTTCTGACTTTTCAGGCAGTAAGGTTTCATTCAGGTCTGTCGATTCCATCAAAAAAACATAAGTCGTCATGAATATCAGTTTACCCTCCATACGATAGAAAAAGTGTATTTTATCTAGCTTATCAATTATCTTAATACCCACGAGCCCCGTTTCCTCTGCAACCTCTCTGATGGCAGTCTGCTCGAGTGTCTCGCCACTCTCTACATGCCCCTTAGGTATACTCCAGCGACCTTTAACATCCTGAAGCAATAAAAACTCCAGGGATCCATTTTTAATTCGAAATATAACTCCTCCGGCAGTGTACTCTCGTACGGCCTTAGAGCGTAGGTCTTTGGAATGCTCTTTATTTTTTGGTCGATTTCGATGAGTCATTTTGGCTGGCATCGACTTGACCGATTCGTTTGTCTTCTCTGGGGTCATATAGCTCGCTTTGTCTGAATATTGTTCCCAATACTCCATTAATAAATTTACTGGAGTTGTCGCCACCAAATTCTTTGGCTAGCTCAACTGCCTCATTTATAACTACCTTTGGCGGTACATCCTTTTTAATTAGCAGTTCGTAGAGGCTCATTCTTAGAATTGACTTGTCAATCTTGGCGATCTGATCAATTGGCCACTCTGGGGCAGCTGGTATGATCATTTTATCGAGTAGATCTAGATTCTTGAAGGTTCCCTTGACTAGATCGATTATAAACTCTGATTCGTCTACTGCATCTCGATAGACCTCAATATTGCGCCTCAATACTTCGTCCGTATCAGTACTTAGGCCATCTATACCCAAGCTATCACGAAAGTCACATTCGTAAATACTTTGAAGGGCGATGATCCTACAAAGATGTCGATTGGAGGCCATTTAGCTAGACCTTTCTTGATCGTGCTAATCCAAGGCTAGCTGCTTTATGCAGCCGCCTAGGTACGGCCTGCCCACTGGTCTTTTCTACAACCAAATTTACTGCGACTAGGCTATCGTGATTGCGTCTCTGCCCACGAGTAGATGATGTTCGGCGTTTCTTAGGTACTGCCATTGTTCTCTCCTTTTAGTTAGAGAAGATATATAAGCAAAGAGCTTTTGCGAAGTGCATTATCGAAATATCGAGATTGATTAGATTAGCGAGTGCTTTATACTTTGCCAATCTAGATTGCACTAGGCATATCTTCGAAATCAACTATAGCAAATTTTAGCAGTTTTGGCAAGGCTAGCGGACTACAAAATTAACAAGCTTACCTGGTACGGAAATGACCTTGACGATATCCATACCACTCATTTTATCGGCAAGTTTATCACGAGCCATTCGCTCAAGCTCGACTGGGCTGTGGGCATTTTCAATGTTTACTATAAATTGATCTCGAAGTTTTCCATTAATCTGGATTACTATAGTCAAGACATCGTCTTTGCAAAGGTTAGGATCATACTTTGGCCAGGCCTGGAGATGAACACTTTGCTCATTATTTAATAATTCCCATAGCTCTTCAGATAAATATGGTGCAAATGGTGCCAGCAGCTTGGTGAATGTTGAGGTTATTACGTTCCACTGCTCTTTAGATATTTGGCCCTTATGTTTTAGGGTCCCGGCAAAATTAACAAACTCCATCATTGCAGCAATGGCTGTATTAAATCTGATTTTTTGAACGTCTTCAGTGACTTTTTTTATAAGCCTATGAAGCTTTGAAACTAGCTCGGCTTCAACTATTGAGTCAAGACTAGCCTCTTTATACTCTGTCGTGATAAGTTCCCATATTTTATTAATGAATCTATAGGTACCCTCGAAGCGCTTCGGATCCCAGGGTCCACCATCTTCGTACGGGCCCATGAACATCAGGTACATCCTGACAGAATCAGCACCGTATTTGTCGACATAGTCGTCGGGGTTAATGACATTGTTCTTTGATTTACTCATCTTCTTGCCATCGGGCCCGTTTATCATCCCTTGATTAATAAGCTTCATGAAGGGCTCATCAAAATCAATATAGCCCTGCGAATGTAAGAACTTAGTAACGAAGCGAGCGTACATTAAATGCAGTACGGCATGTTCAGCGCCACCAATGTAGTTATCCACTGGTAGCCATTGTTTGACTGCCACTGGGTCAAATGGGCCAGCTTGATAGTTTGGGTTGGGATAACGTAAGAAATACCAGCTGCTATCCACAAAAGTATCCATAGTATCGGTTTCCCGCTTGGCCTCACCGCTACATTGAGGACACTTAACATCAAGGAAGTCTTTATTGTCTAAAAGCGGGCTACGGCCATCTTCGCCGAATTTTTGGTTCAGGGGTAGCTCGACTGGCAGGTCGGCTTCTGGTACAGCCACCACGCCACATTTTTCACAGTGGATTATTGGGATTGGTGTGCCCCAATATCGTTGCCTGGATATCAGCCAATCACGCAATCTAAATTGAGTTTGGCTTTTACCAATCTCGGTTTTTTCGAGCCATTTGATAATCTTGGCTTTTGCGCTAGTGCTATCTAGGCCGCTAAATTCGCCAGAGTTTATTAGCTTGGTATCTGCCTCATGGTTACTGCCCTCTGAGCTTTCATCGCTTAACACTTGCGTAATATCTAGGCCAAACTTACTAGCAAATTCAAAATCACGCTCATCGTGAGCTGGCACCGCCATTATTGCACCAGTTCCATAATCCATTAGAATATATTCGCTTATCCAGATTGGTATATTTTGATTAGTCGCAGGGTTAACAGCAAAAGCGCCAGTAAAAACTCCCGTTTTTTCTTTAGTTTCCATGCGATCTATATTGGTCTTAGCACCTACATCAGATATGTATTTTTTTACTGCATCAGACTGGCTATTTGTTGTTATAGTTTCAATAAGCGGATGTTCGGGGGCAACGACCATAAATGTAACTCCGAAAATAGTATCGGCTCTGGTAGTATAGACATCTAATTTTTGAGTTGAGTTATCGATTGGAAACTCGATATGCGCACCAACGCTACGACCTATCCAGTTGCGCTGCATGTCTTTTATGCGTTCAGGCCAGTCAATCTTATCAAGGTCGTCAATAAGAGCGTCTGCATAATCTGTAATCTTAAGAAACCATTGCTTCAAAAGCTTTCGTTCGACTTTTGCGCCACTACGATCGGCGAAGCCATTGACCACCTGCTCATTTGCAAGAACTGTCTTATCGACTGGATCCCAATTAACCAAAGCCTCTTTTTGATAAGCTTTGCCTTCATGAAACATCTTAAGAAACATCCATTGCGTCCATTTGTAGTAGCTGGGGTCGCTGGTCTGAAAAGTCTTACTCCAGTCATACATAGCACCAATCTTATTTATTTGCGCAGTCATGTCAGAAATATTTTGATTGGTCCACTCATCAGCCATCAGTCCTCTTTGAATGGCTGCGTTTTCTGCTGGCAGACCAAACGAATCAAAGCCAAAAGGTTCTAAGACATTCTGGCCATGCATTCTAGAATACCTGGCCAGCGTATCGGCTGGGGCAAAATTGTACCAGTGCCCAATGTGCAGATTACCCGATGGATATGCAAACATCACCAAATTGTATAATTTATTTTTTGGATCTTTAGAGGTCTTATTTATATCAGTTTCTTGCCAAATTTTGCTCCACTTGGCTTCATTTTTTACTGGGTCGTAGTTATTCATAATGTCCTTATTGTACCAAACTTGCCCAGCCGATAGCCAGTATTAAGCTGTCTGCAGGCTAAATTTGCTATATTAGGGGCATGGTATTTATGCTGGAGTTAGCCAGCTTGTGAGCATGGAATTTTCTCCTTTTTGAGCCTGGGCATAGCTAAGGCTTAGTTGGCGTGTGATTTTACCGATCTTACCATCGCCCAGCTTGCGCTTATCAATACTTAAAATCGGAGTAATGTTAGCTGAACTGCCACACATAAAGGCCTCATCTGCAATGTATAGTTCGGTCCTATCGATTGGCCTTTGTTCGCAGGCAATACCAAGTATGCCGGCTATTTGCATGATACTAGAGCGAGTAATGCCCTCTAATATATCGGTTGCCATATCAGGTGTGATAATTTTGCCATCACGGACTATAAATAAATTTGCAACGGTGCCTTCGCTAACATGACCAGTACTATCAAGTGCGATTGCCTCATCGTAGCCATTTTGCAAAGCTTCATTTTTCATTAAGCTGGCATTAACATACTGCCCATTAACCTTGGCCCTTGATGGAATCATATTATCGGCTGAGCGCGTCCAGCTACTAACACAGGCTTTAATACCGCTACGCGGGAATATCTCACCCATCGGGTATACATAGGCACTTAGGGAATTTTTAAGACCTTTTATTTTGGTGCCAGCTATTTCCTCATCAATAAATATCGTAACCCTCACCAGAGCATCTTCCTGCACGCTGTTTTTGCGTAGAAGATTGATCATAATTTTTTCAAATTCAGCATAGCTATATTTATCTTCGAAGCTTTCGAAGTCCATAATGCGAGCTGAATTGCATAGCCGTTTGTAGTGATCCTTTAGTCTAAAAATATTTAGTTCTTTTGAATTTTTATTCCAGATTGCGTTAAAGACGGTGTAAACACTAAGACCGTATAAAACAGGTGAGCTGGCGATGCTTAGGTTGGCATCTTTAAAAGGCACCCACTGGTCTCTGAAATATACGATTGATTTAGAATAATTTAACTTTTGCATATTTATTATTGTATCTGTCTTGGTCGGTCAAGACTAGCCCCGATAGGATATTTTGCACTACAGCCCAAAAGCTTTTCGCTTTTTTCGCTGCCAGGATTTACTTTGCCGCACAACAAAATCTTTCGGGTTAAGGCTTGGATCTAATAATATCCGAACAGCTTCTTCTAGGAAAACGCCATTTTGCGAGCCCTTTACGAGTACCACATCGCCTTTTGCCAAAATTCGCTTTAGAAAATGCCCTACCTCATAAGGGGTTTTGAACATCTTAATATTGTCTGAGTCCATGCCGCCCGCCTTGGCTCCCTCGACGATATTAATTTCAGCGTCCCGTCCTATCACAATGAGCATATCGGCTTTGGCTGCCGCCACCTTGCCAACCTCATAATGCCCTTTCCGGGCATACTCACCAAGCTCATTCATATTCCCCAAAATAGCAATACGCTTCTTTGCATTAATATCGCCTAGCACTCCCAGGGCAGCGATAGCAGCAACAGGGCTTGAATTGTAGCTATCATCGATAATACTGGAGCCATTTACTCCTTTAATAAGCCTCATTCGGCCATTTACTCCCTCTATCTTTGCAAGTCCCTTGGCTATATCTTTTATTTCCATGCCCAGCTGGCTAGCTACGCTGGCGGCAGCAAGTAGGCTACTGAGGCTCTGCACACCCACCATTTTAGTAGTTATCTTGTGACTCTGCTTGCCAAAATAGAGTGTGGCCTGCAAATTACCTGATTTCAATCTCACGATATTGCCAAACCTAATAGAATCTCTTTGAGTGCCATAGCCTACCGAATTTTTTATCTTAGAAGCCTGCTTAGCAAGAGATTCAAATTCGCCATTATATATAACGGTCTTAGCCTGGCTAGCAATCATACAATTATCGTGTATTACCTTTTCAATACTCCCCATACGATCCATATGTACTCTAGCCACACCAGTGATAACCCCATAGCTAGGCTTAATAAAGGCCAGGAGCTTCATCATATCTTCGAGTTCATCATCTGCCATCTCGAGCACAATAATGTCATAAGGATAATTTTTAATAATAGAATTTATCTTTTGGAGAATCCTGTGCCAGGCAACTGGATCCCACAAGTTAGTGGGTGCCTTTAGGCCAAAAAAGCTAAGCGGCAAGCCGATATCCGTATTATAACTATCCTCGCTAAACTGTACTTGGTGGGCAGAGCTGAGCAGCTGCCCTATAGCCACCTTTGCGCTCGTCTTGCCGATGCTACCAGTAACAGCAATTACGGTTAATGTTTTTGAATCCAGTAGCTGACGAACCTTTTTAGCTAGCCGAAGTGCGATTAATTTTTTCGGTAGTTTCTTCATAGTTCGTGTATTCTAGCATAAAAATGCTATCTCTTGATCTTTTTTGCTTTTCGTTGGGGGGTTTTTTTGCTGTTTTTTAATGATTTCTTATAGCGTCGTTTATACCATGCGGGGCCGAATTTTTCTGGTGGCAAATAGGCTCTTACTACACCAAAAAGTACGAATACAGATGCTACATAATTAAGGCTGGAGAGATCAGCCCATAGACCAAAGGCCAATGTAAACATCCCAAGTGCCATGGGTATCCCTGCTATTCCCA from Patescibacteria group bacterium encodes the following:
- the nusB gene encoding transcription antitermination factor NusB, coding for MASNRHLCRIIALQSIYECDFRDSLGIDGLSTDTDEVLRRNIEVYRDAVDESEFIIDLVKGTFKNLDLLDKMIIPAAPEWPIDQIAKIDKSILRMSLYELLIKKDVPPKVVINEAVELAKEFGGDNSSKFINGVLGTIFRQSELYDPREDKRIGQVDASQNDSSKSTKK
- the rpmF gene encoding 50S ribosomal protein L32 produces the protein MAVPKKRRTSSTRGQRRNHDSLVAVNLVVEKTSGQAVPRRLHKAASLGLARSRKV
- a CDS encoding Mur ligase family protein yields the protein MKKLPKKLIALRLAKKVRQLLDSKTLTVIAVTGSIGKTSAKVAIGQLLSSAHQVQFSEDSYNTDIGLPLSFFGLKAPTNLWDPVAWHRILQKINSIIKNYPYDIIVLEMADDELEDMMKLLAFIKPSYGVITGVARVHMDRMGSIEKVIHDNCMIASQAKTVIYNGEFESLAKQASKIKNSVGYGTQRDSIRFGNIVRLKSGNLQATLYFGKQSHKITTKMVGVQSLSSLLAAASVASQLGMEIKDIAKGLAKIEGVNGRMRLIKGVNGSSIIDDSYNSSPVAAIAALGVLGDINAKKRIAILGNMNELGEYARKGHYEVGKVAAAKADMLIVIGRDAEINIVEGAKAGGMDSDNIKMFKTPYEVGHFLKRILAKGDVVLVKGSQNGVFLEEAVRILLDPSLNPKDFVVRQSKSWQRKKRKAFGL
- a CDS encoding NUDIX domain-containing protein, with the translated sequence MTPEKTNESVKSMPAKMTHRNRPKNKEHSKDLRSKAVREYTAGGVIFRIKNGSLEFLLLQDVKGRWSIPKGHVESGETLEQTAIREVAEETGLVGIKIIDKLDKIHFFYRMEGKLIFMTTYVFLMESTDLNETLLPEKSEGIVDVSWFDEQAAFKAIEYKATKVLLEEGAKRVRKAYGIQ
- the leuS gene encoding leucine--tRNA ligase, translating into MNNYDPVKNEAKWSKIWQETDINKTSKDPKNKLYNLVMFAYPSGNLHIGHWYNFAPADTLARYSRMHGQNVLEPFGFDSFGLPAENAAIQRGLMADEWTNQNISDMTAQINKIGAMYDWSKTFQTSDPSYYKWTQWMFLKMFHEGKAYQKEALVNWDPVDKTVLANEQVVNGFADRSGAKVERKLLKQWFLKITDYADALIDDLDKIDWPERIKDMQRNWIGRSVGAHIEFPIDNSTQKLDVYTTRADTIFGVTFMVVAPEHPLIETITTNSQSDAVKKYISDVGAKTNIDRMETKEKTGVFTGAFAVNPATNQNIPIWISEYILMDYGTGAIMAVPAHDERDFEFASKFGLDITQVLSDESSEGSNHEADTKLINSGEFSGLDSTSAKAKIIKWLEKTEIGKSQTQFRLRDWLISRQRYWGTPIPIIHCEKCGVVAVPEADLPVELPLNQKFGEDGRSPLLDNKDFLDVKCPQCSGEAKRETDTMDTFVDSSWYFLRYPNPNYQAGPFDPVAVKQWLPVDNYIGGAEHAVLHLMYARFVTKFLHSQGYIDFDEPFMKLINQGMINGPDGKKMSKSKNNVINPDDYVDKYGADSVRMYLMFMGPYEDGGPWDPKRFEGTYRFINKIWELITTEYKEASLDSIVEAELVSKLHRLIKKVTEDVQKIRFNTAIAAMMEFVNFAGTLKHKGQISKEQWNVITSTFTKLLAPFAPYLSEELWELLNNEQSVHLQAWPKYDPNLCKDDVLTIVIQINGKLRDQFIVNIENAHSPVELERMARDKLADKMSGMDIVKVISVPGKLVNFVVR
- the rnc gene encoding ribonuclease III → MVFNKEQVEAIIKVKFKSDDLIKTAFTHRSYVNEHRSTVKHHNERLEFLGDAVLELVVTDFLFLKFLDKPEGELTSWRAALVKTESLADLAETLDIGKFLLMSRGEAKSGGRTRMALLANLVEAIIGAIYLDQGYDEAAKFIDVNINSKLDGILASGAHIDAKSHFQEISQEREGTTPHYEVVSESGPDHDKIFEMAVYLKDKIWGTGKGNSKQTAQQSAAQDALEKYEVKKSA
- a CDS encoding branched-chain amino acid transaminase, which codes for MQKLNYSKSIVYFRDQWVPFKDANLSIASSPVLYGLSVYTVFNAIWNKNSKELNIFRLKDHYKRLCNSARIMDFESFEDKYSYAEFEKIMINLLRKNSVQEDALVRVTIFIDEEIAGTKIKGLKNSLSAYVYPMGEIFPRSGIKACVSSWTRSADNMIPSRAKVNGQYVNASLMKNEALQNGYDEAIALDSTGHVSEGTVANLFIVRDGKIITPDMATDILEGITRSSIMQIAGILGIACEQRPIDRTELYIADEAFMCGSSANITPILSIDKRKLGDGKIGKITRQLSLSYAQAQKGENSMLTSWLTPA